One genomic segment of Microcella indica includes these proteins:
- a CDS encoding methionine aminopeptidase produces the protein MAHNDEQQWWYNHKTDEVEQGKQSLGSDRDGPYATEAEARRAPEIARERARAWAAEEAEREQ, from the coding sequence ATGGCGCACAACGACGAGCAGCAGTGGTGGTACAACCACAAGACGGACGAGGTCGAGCAGGGCAAGCAATCGCTCGGCTCCGACCGCGACGGCCCGTACGCGACGGAGGCCGAGGCCCGCCGCGCGCCCGAGATCGCGCGTGAGCGCGCCCGCGCGTGGGCAGCCGAGGAGGCCGAGCGAGAGCAGTGA
- a CDS encoding DoxX family protein → MEWLVLIGRLLFAVLFLGSGWGHFTQIQMMAGYAQSKGVPLARGSVIGTGVLIVVGALMVLLGVWADLGALLLVVFLVPTAVVMHNFWNVDDPQSKQMEQTQFLKDVALAGAALMLFVFFATTPELGLTITGPLLGGLFE, encoded by the coding sequence ATGGAGTGGCTAGTGCTGATAGGGCGGCTGTTGTTTGCCGTGCTCTTCCTGGGCAGCGGATGGGGTCACTTCACCCAGATTCAGATGATGGCCGGATACGCCCAAAGCAAGGGCGTGCCGTTGGCCCGCGGATCGGTCATCGGCACCGGTGTGCTGATCGTGGTGGGTGCGCTGATGGTGCTGCTAGGGGTCTGGGCCGACCTCGGTGCACTCCTGCTGGTGGTCTTCCTTGTCCCGACCGCCGTGGTGATGCACAACTTCTGGAACGTCGACGACCCGCAGAGCAAGCAGATGGAGCAGACGCAGTTCCTCAAGGACGTCGCCCTGGCTGGCGCTGCACTGATGCTGTTCGTCTTCTTCGCCACCACCCCTGAGCTGGGGCTGACTATCACCGGCCCGCTGCTGGGCGGCCTGTTCGAGTGA
- the panB gene encoding 3-methyl-2-oxobutanoate hydroxymethyltransferase has product MAEASPKRVRTRHFARAKEQGIKITGLTSYDVLTAQIFDEAGIDFLLVGDSAGNTVLGYDTTLPVTIDDLIPLTRGVVSGVKRALVVADMPFGSYETGPDEALHTAFRFMKETGAHAVKLEGGVRSAEQIRRIVEAGIPVMAHIGFTPQSEHGLGGHVIQGRGDAADQLLADAHAVEDAGAFAVVLEMVPAEAAQRVTAELSIPTISVGGGPHCDGQLVVWTDWAGLGGGRIPKFVKQYANLRQVLTDAALAFRADVESGAYPDEQHSYSDATAEQALQERAN; this is encoded by the coding sequence ATGGCTGAGGCATCACCGAAGAGAGTCCGCACCCGTCACTTCGCCCGGGCGAAGGAGCAGGGCATCAAGATCACGGGCCTCACGTCCTACGACGTGCTCACCGCTCAGATCTTCGACGAGGCCGGCATCGACTTCCTGCTCGTCGGAGACTCGGCGGGCAACACCGTGCTCGGCTACGACACGACCCTGCCCGTGACGATCGACGACCTGATCCCCCTCACGCGCGGCGTCGTGAGCGGCGTGAAGCGCGCGCTCGTCGTCGCCGACATGCCCTTCGGCTCGTACGAGACCGGCCCCGATGAAGCACTGCACACGGCATTCCGCTTCATGAAGGAGACGGGGGCGCACGCCGTGAAGCTCGAGGGCGGGGTGCGCTCGGCCGAGCAGATCCGCCGCATCGTCGAGGCGGGCATCCCCGTCATGGCGCACATCGGCTTCACGCCGCAGAGCGAGCACGGTCTCGGGGGCCACGTCATCCAGGGCCGTGGCGACGCTGCCGACCAGTTGCTCGCGGACGCGCACGCGGTCGAAGACGCGGGCGCCTTCGCGGTGGTGCTCGAGATGGTGCCCGCGGAGGCCGCGCAGCGCGTGACGGCCGAGCTGAGCATCCCGACCATCTCCGTTGGCGGCGGCCCGCACTGCGACGGCCAGCTCGTCGTGTGGACCGACTGGGCGGGGCTCGGCGGCGGCCGCATTCCGAAGTTCGTCAAGCAGTACGCGAACCTGCGGCAGGTGCTCACGGATGCCGCTCTCGCGTTCCGCGCCGATGTCGAGTCGGGCGCCTACCCCGACGAGCAGCACAGCTACAGCGACGCGACCGCCGAGCAGGCGCTGCAGGAGCGCGCCAACTAG
- a CDS encoding NAD+ synthase → MPRLRLALAQSNPVVGDLLGNTEQIVEAARAAVRQGADILVTGEMALTGYPIEDLASRPSFLAAASRAVPALAERLQAEGLGDIAVVVGHPEGPFEPRLLGTSNAPTAIAQNCASVLQGGTVLALYAKHHLPNYSVFDEYRVFIPGDELLVVRVRGVDVAIIVCEDLWRDGGPVGRVLEADAGVLVVLNASPFERDKDEVRLPLVTRRATETDTVVAYVNIVGGQDDLVFDGDSVVVDGTGRILARAPQFAEHLLVVDVDAAEAAQADLPPAVRRVELAAAGSPDRSPLENDIAELADDREQVWNALVTGTRDYVRKNGFRSVVLGLSGGIDSSVCAAIAADAIGAENVHGVSMPSQWSSDHSRSDADDLAERLGLPYSVEPIAALVEPVETQLKLDGVAAENLQARIRGVILMGLSNMHGHLVLTTGNKTELAVGYSTIYGDSVGGFAPIKDVPKLLVWELARWRNAHAEARGETPPIPRGSIEKPPSAELRPDQTDQDTLPPYEVLDAILDAYVTRSLGHDDVVALGFDRETVDFVTRLVDRAEWKRRQGAIGPKISGMAFGRDRRLPITYRPTE, encoded by the coding sequence ATGCCCCGACTCCGCTTGGCCCTGGCCCAGTCGAACCCCGTCGTCGGGGACCTTCTCGGCAACACCGAGCAGATCGTCGAGGCCGCGCGAGCGGCCGTGCGGCAGGGTGCGGACATCCTCGTGACCGGGGAGATGGCTCTCACCGGCTATCCGATCGAGGACCTCGCCTCCCGGCCGTCGTTCCTCGCCGCCGCGAGCCGCGCCGTGCCCGCCCTCGCCGAGCGACTGCAGGCGGAGGGCCTCGGCGATATCGCCGTCGTCGTGGGCCACCCCGAGGGTCCCTTCGAGCCGCGCCTGCTCGGCACCTCGAACGCTCCGACCGCGATCGCGCAGAACTGCGCGAGCGTGCTGCAGGGCGGCACGGTGCTCGCCCTGTACGCGAAGCACCACTTGCCCAACTATTCGGTGTTCGACGAGTACCGGGTGTTCATCCCGGGCGACGAGCTGCTCGTCGTGCGGGTGCGCGGCGTCGACGTCGCCATCATCGTGTGCGAGGACCTGTGGCGCGACGGCGGCCCCGTCGGCCGCGTGCTCGAGGCCGACGCTGGCGTGCTCGTCGTGCTCAACGCGAGCCCCTTCGAGCGCGACAAGGACGAGGTGCGGCTGCCGCTCGTGACCCGGCGCGCGACCGAGACGGACACAGTCGTCGCCTACGTGAACATCGTCGGCGGTCAAGACGACCTCGTCTTCGACGGGGACAGCGTCGTGGTGGACGGCACCGGCCGCATCCTCGCGCGCGCTCCGCAGTTCGCCGAGCACCTTCTCGTCGTCGACGTGGATGCGGCCGAGGCCGCCCAGGCCGACCTTCCCCCCGCGGTGCGGCGCGTCGAGCTCGCCGCGGCGGGCTCCCCCGACCGATCGCCGCTCGAGAACGACATCGCCGAGCTCGCGGACGACCGCGAGCAGGTCTGGAACGCTCTCGTGACCGGCACGCGCGACTACGTGCGCAAGAACGGCTTCCGCAGCGTCGTCCTGGGACTCTCGGGCGGCATCGACTCGAGCGTGTGCGCCGCGATCGCCGCCGACGCGATCGGCGCCGAGAACGTCCACGGCGTCTCGATGCCCTCGCAGTGGAGCTCGGACCACTCGCGCTCCGACGCCGACGACCTCGCCGAGCGGCTCGGCCTGCCCTACTCGGTCGAGCCCATCGCCGCGCTCGTGGAGCCCGTCGAGACGCAGCTGAAGCTCGACGGGGTCGCCGCCGAGAATCTGCAGGCGCGCATCCGCGGCGTCATCCTCATGGGGCTCTCCAACATGCACGGTCACCTCGTGCTCACGACCGGCAACAAGACCGAGCTCGCCGTCGGATACTCGACCATCTACGGCGACTCGGTCGGCGGGTTCGCGCCCATCAAGGACGTGCCGAAGCTGCTCGTGTGGGAGCTCGCGCGCTGGCGCAACGCGCACGCCGAGGCCCGCGGCGAGACCCCGCCGATCCCCCGCGGCTCGATCGAGAAGCCGCCGAGCGCCGAACTGCGGCCCGACCAGACCGACCAGGACACGCTGCCGCCGTATGAGGTGCTCGACGCGATCCTCGACGCCTACGTGACGCGCTCGCTCGGCCACGACGACGTCGTCGCGCTCGGCTTCGACCGCGAGACCGTCGACTTCGTGACGCGGCTCGTCGACCGCGCCGAGTGGAAGCGCCGCCAGGGTGCGATCGGCCCGAAGATCTCGGGAATGGCGTTCGGGCGCGACCGGCGGTTGCCGATTACGTATCGACCCACCGAGTAG
- a CDS encoding winged helix-turn-helix transcriptional regulator has product MVVREELDARHCARFQESIEFLGRRWTASILRPMFYGPVRFSDLLDAVPHLSSRLLSQRLEELCRAGVVIHRPKVGCPRYELTDMGRELEHVFLAIERWNRSWTDAEAEVASA; this is encoded by the coding sequence ATGGTGGTGAGGGAAGAGTTGGATGCGCGGCACTGCGCAAGGTTCCAGGAGTCGATCGAGTTCCTCGGGCGTCGGTGGACGGCCTCGATCCTGCGCCCCATGTTCTACGGGCCGGTCCGTTTCAGCGACCTGCTCGACGCGGTTCCGCACCTGTCGTCGCGTCTGCTCAGCCAGCGGCTCGAGGAGCTGTGCCGGGCTGGCGTGGTCATCCACCGGCCCAAGGTCGGCTGCCCGCGCTATGAGCTGACCGACATGGGGCGCGAGCTCGAGCACGTCTTCCTCGCGATCGAACGCTGGAACCGCAGCTGGACCGACGCCGAAGCCGAGGTGGCATCGGCCTGA
- the map gene encoding type I methionyl aminopeptidase: MPRDASGHLVAGRLSAQRAVPASIPRPEYVGKAEPSPHVGGDVYDAETIELIRTAGRIAAGAIEAAGAAIAPGVTTDELDRIAHEFMLDHGAYPSTLGYRGYPKSCCTSLNEVICHGIPDDTVIVEGDLVNIDVTAFKDGVHGDLNRTFLVDEASEDARLLVERTEEALRRGIKAVAPGRQINVIGRAIEAYAKRFGYGVVRDFTGHGVGRSFHSGLIVPHYDAAPQYATVMEPGMVFTIEPMLTLGTIEWDLWADDWTVTTKDKQLTAQFEHTLVVTERGAEILTLP, encoded by the coding sequence ATGCCCCGCGACGCCTCCGGTCACCTCGTCGCCGGGCGACTCTCAGCGCAGCGTGCCGTGCCGGCGAGCATCCCGCGCCCCGAGTACGTCGGCAAGGCGGAGCCGAGCCCGCACGTCGGCGGCGATGTCTACGACGCCGAGACGATCGAGCTCATCCGCACTGCGGGCCGCATCGCTGCTGGAGCGATAGAGGCCGCCGGTGCCGCCATCGCGCCCGGAGTCACGACCGACGAGCTCGACCGCATCGCCCACGAGTTCATGCTCGACCATGGCGCCTACCCCTCGACCCTCGGCTACCGCGGCTACCCGAAGTCGTGCTGCACGAGCCTCAACGAGGTCATCTGCCACGGCATCCCCGACGATACGGTCATCGTCGAGGGCGACCTCGTCAACATCGACGTCACGGCGTTCAAGGACGGCGTGCACGGCGACCTGAACCGCACCTTCCTGGTGGACGAGGCGAGCGAGGATGCCCGGCTGCTCGTCGAGCGCACCGAGGAGGCTCTGCGGCGCGGCATCAAGGCCGTCGCGCCCGGACGTCAGATCAACGTCATCGGCCGCGCGATCGAGGCGTACGCGAAGCGCTTCGGCTACGGCGTCGTGCGCGACTTCACCGGCCACGGCGTGGGCCGCTCGTTCCACAGCGGACTCATCGTGCCGCACTACGACGCTGCACCCCAGTACGCGACCGTCATGGAGCCCGGCATGGTCTTCACGATCGAGCCCATGCTCACCCTCGGCACGATCGAGTGGGATCTGTGGGCCGACGACTGGACGGTCACGACCAAGGACAAGCAGCTGACGGCGCAGTTCGAGCACACGCTCGTCGTCACCGAGCGCGGCGCGGAGATTCTCACGCTGCCGTGA
- a CDS encoding glutamine synthetase family protein: MDKQRDFVLRTIEERGVKFVRLWFTDVVGALKSVAIAPAEVEGAFAEGLGIDGSSIEGFTRAFEADVLAHPDPTTFQILPWRGEVDPTARMFCDITTPDGQPAAADPRNVLKRTLAKAADRGFTFYTHPEIEFYLLKSASYGPEGPQPVDQAGYFDNVPGGSAHDFRRSAVRMLEELGISVEFSHHEAGPGQNEIDLRYADALTTADNIMTFRTVVKEVAIEQGVYATFMPKPLANQPGSGMHTHMSLFEGDTNAFFDASGEYQLSKIGRQFVAGILQHAPEITAVTNQYVNSYKRIWGGDEAPSYVTWGHNNRSALMRVPLYKPGKGQSARVEYRGVDSAANPYLAYSLLLAAGLKGIEEGYDLPAEAEDTVWELSESERRALGYKALPSSLDLALGLMEESELVAETLGEQVFNYVLLNKRREWREYRLQVTPYELESNLPIL, encoded by the coding sequence ATGGACAAGCAGCGCGACTTCGTTCTCCGCACGATCGAGGAGCGCGGCGTCAAGTTCGTGAGGCTCTGGTTCACCGACGTCGTGGGGGCTCTCAAGAGCGTCGCGATCGCCCCCGCAGAGGTGGAGGGCGCCTTTGCGGAGGGGCTCGGCATCGACGGCTCCTCGATCGAGGGGTTCACGCGCGCCTTCGAGGCCGATGTGCTCGCGCACCCCGACCCGACGACGTTCCAGATCCTTCCGTGGCGGGGCGAGGTCGACCCGACGGCACGCATGTTCTGCGACATCACGACCCCCGACGGCCAGCCGGCCGCCGCCGACCCGCGCAATGTGCTCAAGCGCACGCTCGCGAAGGCCGCCGATCGCGGGTTCACGTTCTACACGCACCCCGAGATCGAGTTCTACCTGCTCAAGAGCGCCTCGTACGGCCCCGAGGGTCCTCAGCCGGTCGACCAGGCCGGTTACTTCGACAACGTGCCGGGCGGCTCGGCCCACGACTTCCGCCGCAGCGCCGTACGCATGCTCGAGGAGCTCGGCATCTCTGTGGAGTTCAGCCACCACGAGGCGGGGCCCGGCCAGAACGAGATCGACCTGCGGTACGCCGACGCGCTCACGACGGCCGACAACATCATGACGTTCCGCACCGTCGTCAAGGAGGTCGCGATCGAGCAGGGCGTGTACGCGACGTTCATGCCGAAGCCGCTCGCGAACCAGCCGGGCTCGGGCATGCACACCCACATGTCGCTCTTCGAGGGCGACACGAACGCCTTCTTCGACGCCTCGGGGGAGTACCAGCTCTCCAAGATCGGCCGCCAGTTCGTCGCGGGCATCCTGCAGCACGCTCCCGAGATCACGGCGGTGACCAACCAGTACGTGAACTCGTACAAGCGCATCTGGGGTGGGGACGAGGCGCCGAGCTATGTCACGTGGGGCCACAACAACCGGTCCGCCCTCATGCGCGTGCCGCTCTACAAGCCCGGCAAGGGGCAGAGCGCGCGCGTCGAGTACCGCGGCGTCGACTCCGCCGCGAACCCCTACCTGGCCTACTCCCTGCTGCTCGCCGCCGGCCTCAAGGGCATCGAGGAGGGCTACGACCTGCCCGCCGAGGCGGAGGACACGGTGTGGGAGCTCAGCGAGTCTGAGCGCCGTGCGCTCGGTTACAAGGCGCTGCCCTCGAGCCTCGACCTCGCGCTCGGGCTCATGGAGGAGAGCGAGCTCGTGGCGGAGACGCTGGGCGAGCAGGTCTTCAACTACGTGCTGCTCAACAAGCGTCGCGAGTGGCGCGAGTACCGGCTGCAGGTGACTCCGTACGAGCTCGAGAGCAACCTGCCGATTCTGTGA
- the ppgK gene encoding polyphosphate--glucose phosphotransferase: protein MSHAIGIDIGGTGIKGALVDLDSGELASDRVKRSTPENGEPAGIIETVREIVHELEVEAGGGDAAHLGVCFPAIVLEGRTMSAANVSDAWIGLDADAAFGEALGRDMHFVNDADAAGFAEARFGAARDVRGLVIMTTLGTGIGSALIHRGTLIPNSELGHLEIDGADAESRAANSAREREELSFAEWAERLQRFYSHVEFLFSPSLFVVGGGISKSHEEFLPLLDLRAPIVPAELRNNAGIIGAAALAAD from the coding sequence ATGAGCCACGCGATCGGCATCGACATCGGCGGCACCGGCATCAAGGGAGCCCTCGTCGACCTCGACTCTGGTGAGCTCGCGAGCGACCGCGTCAAGCGCTCCACCCCGGAGAACGGCGAGCCGGCCGGCATCATCGAGACGGTGCGCGAGATCGTGCACGAGCTCGAGGTGGAGGCCGGCGGCGGTGACGCTGCGCACCTCGGCGTCTGCTTCCCCGCGATCGTGCTCGAGGGCCGCACCATGTCGGCCGCCAACGTGAGCGATGCCTGGATCGGGCTCGATGCCGACGCTGCGTTCGGGGAGGCGCTCGGCCGCGACATGCACTTCGTCAACGACGCGGATGCGGCCGGGTTCGCCGAGGCGAGGTTCGGCGCCGCCCGCGACGTGCGCGGGCTCGTGATCATGACGACTCTCGGCACGGGCATCGGCAGCGCGCTCATCCACCGCGGCACGCTCATCCCGAACAGCGAGCTCGGCCACCTCGAGATCGATGGCGCCGACGCCGAGAGCCGCGCGGCGAACTCCGCGCGCGAGCGGGAGGAGCTGAGCTTCGCGGAGTGGGCGGAGCGCCTGCAGCGCTTCTACAGCCACGTCGAGTTCCTCTTCTCGCCGAGCCTCTTCGTCGTCGGAGGGGGTATCTCCAAGAGTCACGAGGAGTTCCTGCCCCTGCTCGACCTGCGCGCGCCGATCGTTCCAGCCGAACTGCGCAACAATGCAGGCATCATCGGCGCCGCAGCCCTCGCCGCCGACTAG
- a CDS encoding bifunctional [glutamine synthetase] adenylyltransferase/[glutamine synthetase]-adenylyl-L-tyrosine phosphorylase: MTRPQSTLTELARVGFTDLSDVRALLETLDIATEDAGVFGQAADPDRALRALARLQEQHPEDVAALSSHAEWSARAVRVVGASEGLADFLRRRPQQLEALRERPPGPLGAATYRAELAAAVEATDDVEQGRVALRVAYRRHLMLLAAWDLEQDDPLQAQPLVSEGLADLAGAALDAALLLARRASTFPAEDVERTKLAIIGMGKAGARELNYISDVDVIYVADAAEGLETARAVEIATRLAAETARGIQDPALEPPLWEVDANLRPEGKDGALVRTLDSHRAYYERWAKSWEFQALLKSRPLAGDAELGQRYCETVHPMVWSISQRDGFVESVQRMRERVTDHIPDDELDVQLKLGPGGLRDIEFTIQLLQLVHGLHDDRVRQPDTLGALASLAEHGYIGRVEAAEFSTDYRTLRVMEHRVQLDQLRRTHLMPRDEDRLRVLARATGLAGSADEIVALWQSTRAAVRSLHEKLFYRPLLTAVASLPEGGLALTSDQAKARLAAIGFTDPAGALRHIAALTSGVSRRAAIQRTLLPVILQWLADGADPDYGLLAFRKLSEALGESYWFLRMLRDSSGAAERLTKVLAASRYVGGLFERNPEGAAWLENDEELRPRSLDALLEETRATVARHDGDTDAAAKALRTARQREILRIALSGILDVSTIQEVGRGLTAVTTALLTGVLSLAHRPDDGIEFAIIGMGRYGGGELGFGSDTDVIYVYRDAGAGDRAQATAEGIVRELTRLTEDLRLPLDLDADLRPEGKNGPLVRSLDAYRAYYDRWSLTWEAQALLRAHAVAGEESLREDFLALADTVRYPKQLPAADAREVRRIKARVESERLPQAADPARHVKLGRGSLSDVEWFVQLLQLQHASSRPALKTTSTLEALDAVVAEGLVTESDAARLRDAWIIASRVRSALTLWLNKTVDVLPDDRLQLEGIARLMGYPAGCASQLEEDYLRRTRLARQVFERGFYDA; the protein is encoded by the coding sequence ATGACGCGACCGCAGTCCACTCTCACCGAGCTCGCTCGGGTCGGCTTCACCGACCTCAGTGACGTGCGCGCGCTGCTGGAGACCCTCGACATCGCGACGGAGGATGCCGGCGTGTTCGGGCAGGCCGCCGACCCGGATCGCGCGCTGAGGGCGCTCGCGCGGCTGCAGGAGCAGCATCCGGAGGACGTCGCGGCCCTGTCGTCGCACGCCGAGTGGAGCGCTCGAGCCGTGCGCGTCGTCGGTGCCAGCGAAGGGCTCGCCGACTTTCTGCGCCGCCGCCCCCAGCAGCTCGAGGCACTGCGCGAGCGGCCGCCCGGCCCGCTGGGTGCGGCGACCTACCGCGCGGAACTCGCCGCGGCGGTCGAGGCCACCGACGATGTCGAGCAGGGCCGGGTAGCCCTCCGTGTAGCGTACCGGCGCCATCTCATGCTGCTCGCCGCCTGGGATCTCGAGCAGGATGACCCGCTGCAGGCGCAGCCTCTCGTCTCGGAGGGGCTCGCCGACCTCGCCGGGGCGGCACTCGACGCCGCGCTTCTGCTCGCACGCCGCGCCTCGACCTTCCCCGCCGAGGATGTCGAGCGCACGAAGCTCGCGATCATCGGCATGGGCAAGGCGGGGGCTCGCGAGCTCAACTACATCAGCGACGTCGACGTGATCTACGTCGCCGACGCCGCCGAGGGCCTCGAGACCGCACGCGCGGTCGAGATCGCGACGAGGCTCGCGGCGGAGACGGCGCGCGGCATCCAGGACCCGGCGCTCGAGCCCCCTCTGTGGGAGGTCGACGCGAACCTGCGGCCGGAGGGCAAGGACGGCGCGCTCGTCCGCACGCTCGACTCGCATCGCGCGTACTACGAGCGCTGGGCGAAGAGCTGGGAGTTCCAGGCGTTGCTCAAGTCGCGCCCGCTCGCGGGAGACGCCGAGCTGGGGCAGCGCTACTGCGAGACGGTCCACCCCATGGTCTGGTCCATCTCTCAACGGGACGGCTTCGTGGAGTCGGTGCAGCGCATGCGCGAGCGCGTGACCGACCACATCCCCGACGATGAGTTGGATGTTCAGCTCAAGCTCGGCCCTGGTGGGCTTCGCGACATCGAGTTCACCATCCAGCTCCTCCAGCTCGTCCACGGCCTGCACGACGATCGCGTGCGCCAGCCCGACACCCTGGGCGCTCTCGCGTCCCTCGCCGAGCACGGCTACATCGGCCGCGTCGAGGCCGCCGAGTTCTCGACCGACTACCGAACTCTGCGCGTCATGGAGCACCGCGTGCAGCTCGACCAGCTGCGCCGCACCCACCTCATGCCCCGCGACGAGGACCGCCTGCGGGTCCTTGCCCGAGCCACGGGCCTCGCCGGTTCGGCCGACGAGATCGTCGCGCTCTGGCAGAGCACGCGGGCGGCGGTGCGCTCACTGCACGAGAAGCTCTTCTACCGTCCGCTCCTCACCGCGGTGGCCTCCCTCCCGGAGGGCGGGCTCGCACTCACGAGCGACCAGGCCAAGGCGCGACTCGCGGCGATCGGCTTCACCGACCCGGCGGGCGCGCTGCGGCACATCGCCGCGCTCACGAGCGGAGTGTCGCGTCGCGCGGCGATCCAGCGCACGCTCCTGCCGGTCATCCTGCAGTGGCTGGCCGACGGCGCCGACCCCGATTATGGCCTCCTCGCGTTCCGCAAGCTCAGCGAGGCTCTCGGCGAGTCCTACTGGTTCCTGCGCATGCTGCGCGATTCGAGCGGTGCCGCAGAGCGGCTCACGAAGGTGCTCGCCGCCTCGCGGTACGTGGGCGGGCTCTTCGAGCGGAATCCGGAGGGTGCGGCCTGGCTCGAGAACGATGAGGAGCTGCGGCCCCGATCACTGGATGCCCTGCTCGAGGAGACGCGAGCCACGGTCGCCCGGCACGACGGCGACACCGATGCTGCGGCGAAAGCCCTGCGCACCGCCCGCCAGCGCGAGATCCTGCGCATCGCACTCTCGGGGATCCTCGACGTGTCCACGATCCAGGAGGTCGGGCGCGGCCTGACCGCGGTCACGACGGCGCTCTTGACGGGAGTGCTCTCGCTGGCGCACCGGCCCGACGACGGCATCGAGTTCGCGATCATCGGCATGGGGCGCTACGGCGGCGGCGAGCTCGGCTTCGGCAGCGACACCGACGTCATCTACGTGTACCGCGACGCGGGTGCGGGGGACCGCGCGCAGGCGACCGCCGAGGGCATCGTGCGCGAGCTCACCCGCCTCACCGAAGATCTGCGGCTGCCGCTCGACCTGGATGCGGACCTGCGGCCGGAGGGCAAGAACGGCCCCCTCGTGCGCTCGCTCGACGCCTACCGTGCCTACTATGACCGCTGGTCGCTCACGTGGGAGGCGCAAGCTCTCTTGCGTGCGCACGCCGTCGCGGGGGAGGAGTCGCTGCGCGAGGACTTCCTCGCCCTCGCCGACACGGTGCGCTACCCGAAGCAGCTTCCGGCCGCGGACGCGCGCGAGGTGCGGCGCATCAAGGCGCGCGTCGAGTCAGAGCGCCTGCCGCAGGCGGCGGACCCGGCGCGGCACGTCAAGCTCGGTCGAGGCTCGCTGAGCGACGTCGAGTGGTTTGTGCAGCTGCTGCAGCTGCAGCACGCCTCCTCAAGGCCGGCGCTCAAGACGACGTCGACACTCGAGGCGCTCGACGCCGTGGTCGCGGAGGGCCTCGTCACGGAGTCTGACGCGGCCCGGCTGCGCGATGCGTGGATCATCGCCTCACGCGTGCGGTCGGCCCTCACGCTATGGCTCAACAAGACGGTCGACGTGCTGCCCGACGACCGACTGCAGCTCGAGGGCATCGCGCGCCTCATGGGATACCCGGCGGGCTGCGCCTCGCAGCTCGAGGAGGACTACTTGCGCCGCACGCGCCTCGCCCGCCAGGTCTTCGAGCGCGGCTTCTACGACGCCTGA